The Luteolibacter rhizosphaerae region GACGGTGCACTACTTCTCCGACGAGAAGATCGGCATGATCCAGACCCGCTGGGGTCACCTGAACCGCACCTTCAACGTGCTGACCCGGATCCAGGCGATGTTCCTGGACGGTCACCTGGAGCTGGAGCAGACGGCGCGCAACCGCAGCGGCCGCTTCTTCACCTTTAACGGCACCGCGGGGATCTGGCGGAAGAGCTGCATCGCCGATGCGGGCGGCTGGGAGCACGACACGCTGACGGAGGACATGGACCTGTCCTACCGCGCGCAGCTGAAGGGCTGGCGCTTCATCTTCCTGAACGAAGTCGAGACCCCGGCCGAGCTGCCGGTGGACATGGACGGCTTCAAGAGCCAGCAGCACCGCTGGACCAAGGGCTCGATCCAGGTCTGCAAGAAGGTGCTGCCCGCGATCTGGAAGGCGAAGGTGCCGCTCTACATCAAGATGGAGGCGACGGCGCACCTGACCTCGAACTTCGCCTACCTGATGCTGATCTGCCTGTGCTTCCTGATCTACCCGAACCAGCAGGCGGCGCCGGACTTCGGCCAGTGGACGACGTACATCATCAATATCCCGATCTTCTTCTTCGCCTCCGTGTCGGTGGTGGTGTTCTACATCACGGCGCAGCGCGCGCTGCGCCCGGGTGCCTGGTGGAAGGAACTGCCGTACCTGCCGCTGCTGCTGGCGCTGGGAATCGGGATGTCCATCAATAATGCGAAGGCGGTGCTCGAGGCCCTCTTCAACCACCAGACCGCCTTCGTGCGGACGCCGAAGTACGGGATCGGCCAGAAGGCCAAGACCGATTGGAAGAAAAGCAGTTACAAGGCGATGAAGACGCTGACGCCGGTGGTGGAACTGCTGTTCGGCTTCTTCTTCCTGTTCGTGGTGGTGGAGGCGGCGCTGAACAACCGCATCTCTTCTGCAATTCTTCTGCTTCCCTTCCCGGTCGGTTTCTTCTATACATCGCTTTCGTCGATGGCCCGCTTGCTGCCCTCCGGTCGCGTTGCCTCGGACTCCACTGCTGAAAACACCACGGAATCCTAGAAGCACCCCACCACATGATCCAACGAATCCTGCGCTACGCTGTCGCAGCTTCCTTGCTTTTGCCCGCATCCCTGTCGCTTACAAGCTGCGGCAGCTCCAAAGACACTCGCAGCCAGATGGTAGTGAGTGTCAACGACCAGCGCATGCTGCTGGTCCGCGATGGCAAGCCCGTAAAACAGTACGTTGTCTCCACTTCGAAGTTCGGAATCGGCTCGAAGAACGGGAGCAACTATACGCCGCTCGGCCAGATGGAAGTCGCCCGCAAGATCGGCGGCGGCTATCCGGCGGGCGCGGTCTTCAAGAGCCGCCGCCCCACCGGGGAGGTGATCCAGCCGAATGCACCCGGGCGCGACCCGATCGTGGGCCGCATCATGTGGCTGCATGGCAAGGAGGCCCAGAATTCCAATACCTTCAAGCGCTGCGTCTACATCCACGGGACCCCCGAGGAGTGGCGCCTCGGCACGCCGGCCTCCTACGGCTGCGTGCGGATGAGCATGAAGGATGTCGTCGATCTCTACGACCGGATCGGTGAAGGCGCCGAAGTCCGCATCATGCGGGGCTCGCTGCTGGAGACCTGGGCCGGTCAAGAGTATGCCCGCAAGCACTCGCCGCAGTTGCTCGAGGGCTATGCCCAACTGTAATTCCTCGCTCCCGAGCGAGAGACTTGCTTGACAGGGGCGGCTCTGTCCCTACATTGCCGCCCCCGCGCGACCCCGCTCGCGCGAACCGTCCGTTTCCGTCCCTATTTTTTTCGTTACCATGGCCAATCACAAGTCCGCCCTGAAGCGCGTCCGCCAGACCAAGGTCCGCACCGAGCGCAACCGCACCCGCAAGACCGCGATCAAGGTCCTGCGCAAGAAGACCGCTGCTGCCGTCGTCGCCGCCGACAAGAAGGCCGCCGACCAGTCGCTGCCTGAGTATTTCGCCGTCGTTGACAAGGCCGCCAAGAAGGGCCTCATTCACAAGAACAAGGCTTCCAACCTGAAGCGGAAGGCCGCCAAGGCCGTGGCTTCGATTGCCTGAGCCGCTTCACGGACGGTTATTGGATTTCCCTGAAGCGGCCCCGGATTCCGGTGCCGCTTCTTCCTTTTTGATAGCCCATGAGTTCCGCGCCCCAAGAGCCTGAATCCCGCCAAGCCAAGGCGGCCAAGATCGCCGCGAGCCCCGCGAACTACAAGGTTTGCGAGGGATGTGATTCGATCGTGGGGGCAGGCGCGGTGCTGTGCCCGAATTGCCATAGCTACCGCTTCGATGCCTCGGCGGAGCGGGTGATCCAGCAGGCGAATGCACTGGGATCGAGGGAGCAGACCTCGGTGACGGCGGGGGATTTGAGCTGAGGCGCTTTTGGCGAATCACTAATCGCCAATCTTCCGATCATCAATCGGACTGCGCTTCGCGGGGATTGATGGGGAGTGGTTGGGAGGGGGCTATTTGAGGTGGGGAGGCTTTAGGTTCTCCATCATGGTGGGGAGAAGGGGATACGCCCCCAGCCGGACCGCGCGGAGCGACGGTCCCTGCCTAGGCCCGGTTGAGGGGGCCGTGGTGCAGGCGGGCCTCAGCGGCGGGCGACGGGGAGGGCGGCGAGGAGGGCGGTGACGACGGTGGTGTGGGCGGCGTCGATTTCCTCGGCCTTCAGGGTGCGGTCGGAGGCGCGGTAGTGGATGCGGTAGGCGATGGACTTCTTGTCCGCGGCGAGCTTTTCGCCGGAGGGATCGCTGAAGACATCGAAGCACTCGAAGCCGGTGAGGAGGGGCTCCTTGATCTTGGCGAAGGCTTTCTCGATCTCGGCATTTGCGAGGGAGGCCGGGGCTTCCATGGCGAGGTCGCGGGAGGAACCGGGGAAGAGCGGGAGATCGGTGATGTCGGTCTTGCCCGCGACGAGCTTGCGGAGCTTCGGCAGGTCGAGCTCGGCGACGAAGATTGCGGAAGGGGCGTCCAGCTCGCGTTGGCGCGAGGGCAGGATCATGGCGAAGGTGCCGATATTCTGGGCATCCGCCTGGATGTCGCAGGCGAGCGCGAAGCCATCGCGGTTCCGGGGGAGGAACTGGAGCGAGGCGACGGGGACGAGGGCGGCGATGGCGGCCTTCAGGTCGTAGAGGTCGGCGGTGGAGTCGCCGCGGGACCAGCCAGAGGGAAGCGCGGGGCCGGAGAGGAGGATGGCGAGCGAGTCGCTTTCGAGGTCCTTGGCCTTGCCGCCGCCGGCATTGCGGAAGACGCGGCCGATTTCGAAGAGGCGAAGGGCCTTGGTGCCTTGGCGGATATTGCGCGCGGCGGAGGCGACGAGGCCGGGGACGATGCTCGGGCGCATGACGGCGTGGTCCTCGCTGAGAGGGAGGCTGACGCGGATGGTATCGCCGGGGAGCAGGGGCTTGAGCGGCAGGGCGTCGGTGAGCTGGGCGTCCGCGATGAGCTTGATGGTCTGGCACTCGTGGAAGCCGAGGCCGGCGAGGCGTTCGCGGAGGCGCATGTCGGCATCGTAGGCGGTATCGACGGCGCTGGAGGGGACGAAGGTGCCGCTGAAGCGGGAGGGCACGGCATCGAGGCCTTTTACGCGGACGATTTCCTCGACGAGATCGATGTGGCGCTGGAGGTCGGCGCGGAAGGAGGGGACGGACCAGGTGCCGTCGGTGGTCTTCGAGAGGCCGAGTCGGGTGAGGATGGTGGCGGCTTCGTCGTGAGCGATGCTGGCGCCGGTGAGCTGGTCGAGCTTGGCGAGATCGAGGGCGACGGGCTGCGTGAGGACGGGCGGCTGGCCGGCGCTCATGGTGGCCGGGGCGGCGGTGCCACCGGCGATTTCGAGGATGAGCTTCACCGCGAGGGCGGAGGCGGGCAGGACGCCATCGGGATTCACGCCGCGCTCGAAGCGGTAGGAGGAATCCGAGGAGAGGGCGGTGCGGCGCGAGGTGCGGCGGATGAGGGAGGGGGTGAAGTAGGCCGACTCCAGCAGGATATCGGTGGTGGACTCGGTGACGCCGCTTTCGGAGCCGCCCATGACGCCGCCGAGGGCGAGGGCGCTGCCGGCTTCATCGGAGATCACGCAGTCCTCGGCTTGGAGCGTGTAGGTCGCGCCATCGAGGGCGAGGAACTCTTCGGCTTCCTTCGCGGTGCGGATGACGAGGGCGCCGGAGACCTTGGCGGCATCGAAGGCGTGGAGGGGCTGGCCGAGCTCGTGGAGGACGAAGTTCGTGATATCGACGATGTTGTTGATCGGGCGCAGGCCGATGGATTCGAGGCGCTGGGCGAGCCATGCGGGGCTTTCGGCGACTTTCACGCCGGAGATCCTCACAGCGCTGTAGAAGGGGCAGGAGCCGGGGGCCTCGATGCGGACGCCGGAATCGGTGGCGGGTGCGGGAGCCGGGATCTTGAGCGGTGCGAGCGGGACTTCCAGCAGGGTGGCCATTTCGCGGGCCATGCCGTAGTGGCTGAGGAGGTCCGGGCGGTTCGGGGTGACCTCGACTTCGAGGAGGACGTCGCTCTCGAAGAGCTCCTTGACCGGCTTGCCGATGGGCGAGTCGGGCGGGAGGATGAGGAGGCCATCGACGGCGTCGACAAGGCCGATCTCGCTGGCGGAGCAGAGCATGCCCTTGGACTCGACGCCGCGCATTTTGGCTTCGCCGATGGTGAAGCCGCCGGGGAGGGCAGCGCCGGGAAGGGCGCAGGGGACGCGGTCGCCGACCTTGTAGTTCTGGGCGCCGCAGACGATTTGGCGGAGCTGGCCTTCACCGGCATCGACCTGGGTGACCTTGAGCTTGTCGGCGTTCGGGTGTTGAACGGCCTCCATGATCTGGGCGACTACGATCTTGTCGGAGGAGATGCCTTTTACCTCGATGCCTTCGACCTCGACACCTGCAAAGGTGAGGAGCTTGTCGAGTTCTTCGGGCGATTTGCCCTTGAGATCCACATGCGTCGCAAGCCAGTTCAGCGAAACGTTCATAGCCAAAAATCTTCCGTGTTATCCGTGTAAAACCGTGGGTGCTTCTCAGGCGAATTGCTTGAGGAAGCGGGCGTCGTTTTCGATCAGGAGGCGGATGTCCTTGATGCCCCAGCGGATCATGGCGAGGCGGTCGAGGCCCATGCCGAAGGCGAAGCCGGTGACCTTCTCCGGGTTATAGGCGTCGTCCTTGCGGCCCTTGTTGATCTGCTCGAAGACGGCGGGATCGACCATGCCGCAGCCGGCGACTTCGATCCAGCGCGGGTCCTGGCCCTTCACGTGGAGCTTCACGTCGATCTCGAAGCTGGGCTCGGTGAAGGGGAAGAAGTGGGGGCGGAAGCGGACTTCCGTGGCGGAGCCGAAGAGCTCGCGGAGGAAGTATTCGAGGGTGCCCTTGAGATCGCCGAGGGAGACGTCCTTGTCCACGTAGAGGCCTTCGAGCTGGTTGAAGACGGAGAGGTGGGTGGCATCGATCTCATCGCGGCGGTAGGCCGAACCGGGGGCGATGATGCGAACCGGGGCGACCTGGGTCTCCATGGTGCGGACTTGGACCGAGGAGGTGTGGGTGCGCAGGAGCTTGCCGGAATCGAAGTAGAAGGTGTCCTTTTCGTTCCGTGCCGGGTGATCGGCGGGGGTGTTGAGGGCGTCGAAGCAGTGGAACTCGTCCTCGATCTCCGGGCCTTCGGCGAGGGCAAAGCCCATGCGGCGGAGAATGGAGATGGCCTGGTGGCGGAGAATGGTCAGAGGGTGGAGCGAGCCGTGATGGAGGGCGCGGGCGGGGAGGGTGAGGTCGATGCCTTCGAGCGCCTTCTTGTCGGCGGCGTCCTGCAGGGCGAGCTGCTTCTCCTCAAGGGCGGCGGTGATGGCGCCGCGGGCGGTATTGAGCAGGGCGCCGACGGCGGCTTTCTCCTCCTTCGGGACGTCGCGCATGCCGGCGGAGACTTCGGTGAGGGTGCCCTTCTTGCCGAGCACGGCCACGCGGGCGTCTTCGAGCGCACGGGCTTCGGTGGCGGCGGCGATGCGGGCCAATGCCTCGGTCTGAATGGCTTCGATCTGGTCCTTCATGGGAAAGCGGGGCGCAGGGATTAGCCGCTGGCGGGCCGAGAGTCAAAGGCTTGTCTTCACCGTATGGGCGGGGGAGCGTCCCGGGATGAAGAGGCAATATTTCCTGCTGTGCGGATTGGTCCCGGCTCTGGCGGCGGTGACACCGGCGAGTGGGGAGGACGGGGCGTGGGTGATGGCGTATTTCCGCCAGCGGTATGAGGGGCGGGTGGAGATTGATGCGCAGGGGAAGGAGCATCAGGTGCCGCTGCCGGACCCGATGGCGGTG contains the following coding sequences:
- a CDS encoding L,D-transpeptidase; translated protein: MIQRILRYAVAASLLLPASLSLTSCGSSKDTRSQMVVSVNDQRMLLVRDGKPVKQYVVSTSKFGIGSKNGSNYTPLGQMEVARKIGGGYPAGAVFKSRRPTGEVIQPNAPGRDPIVGRIMWLHGKEAQNSNTFKRCVYIHGTPEEWRLGTPASYGCVRMSMKDVVDLYDRIGEGAEVRIMRGSLLETWAGQEYARKHSPQLLEGYAQL
- the pheT gene encoding phenylalanine--tRNA ligase subunit beta, with translation MNVSLNWLATHVDLKGKSPEELDKLLTFAGVEVEGIEVKGISSDKIVVAQIMEAVQHPNADKLKVTQVDAGEGQLRQIVCGAQNYKVGDRVPCALPGAALPGGFTIGEAKMRGVESKGMLCSASEIGLVDAVDGLLILPPDSPIGKPVKELFESDVLLEVEVTPNRPDLLSHYGMAREMATLLEVPLAPLKIPAPAPATDSGVRIEAPGSCPFYSAVRISGVKVAESPAWLAQRLESIGLRPINNIVDITNFVLHELGQPLHAFDAAKVSGALVIRTAKEAEEFLALDGATYTLQAEDCVISDEAGSALALGGVMGGSESGVTESTTDILLESAYFTPSLIRRTSRRTALSSDSSYRFERGVNPDGVLPASALAVKLILEIAGGTAAPATMSAGQPPVLTQPVALDLAKLDQLTGASIAHDEAATILTRLGLSKTTDGTWSVPSFRADLQRHIDLVEEIVRVKGLDAVPSRFSGTFVPSSAVDTAYDADMRLRERLAGLGFHECQTIKLIADAQLTDALPLKPLLPGDTIRVSLPLSEDHAVMRPSIVPGLVASAARNIRQGTKALRLFEIGRVFRNAGGGKAKDLESDSLAILLSGPALPSGWSRGDSTADLYDLKAAIAALVPVASLQFLPRNRDGFALACDIQADAQNIGTFAMILPSRQRELDAPSAIFVAELDLPKLRKLVAGKTDITDLPLFPGSSRDLAMEAPASLANAEIEKAFAKIKEPLLTGFECFDVFSDPSGEKLAADKKSIAYRIHYRASDRTLKAEEIDAAHTTVVTALLAALPVARR
- the rpsT gene encoding 30S ribosomal protein S20; translation: MANHKSALKRVRQTKVRTERNRTRKTAIKVLRKKTAAAVVAADKKAADQSLPEYFAVVDKAAKKGLIHKNKASNLKRKAAKAVASIA
- a CDS encoding cellulose synthase family protein: MDLSSPLWYFSYIVVLAGLAGFGFHRLCIVYLYLRHAKKSPQPKEIFTDLPLVTIQLPVFNEMHVVDRLLDSVAKLDYPQDKMQIQVLDDSTDETTAICAAGVERLRAQGFDAEMIHRDDRTGFKAGALEHGTQFAKGELLFILDADFVPNPDVLQKTVHYFSDEKIGMIQTRWGHLNRTFNVLTRIQAMFLDGHLELEQTARNRSGRFFTFNGTAGIWRKSCIADAGGWEHDTLTEDMDLSYRAQLKGWRFIFLNEVETPAELPVDMDGFKSQQHRWTKGSIQVCKKVLPAIWKAKVPLYIKMEATAHLTSNFAYLMLICLCFLIYPNQQAAPDFGQWTTYIINIPIFFFASVSVVVFYITAQRALRPGAWWKELPYLPLLLALGIGMSINNAKAVLEALFNHQTAFVRTPKYGIGQKAKTDWKKSSYKAMKTLTPVVELLFGFFFLFVVVEAALNNRISSAILLLPFPVGFFYTSLSSMARLLPSGRVASDSTAENTTES
- the pheS gene encoding phenylalanine--tRNA ligase subunit alpha, whose product is MKDQIEAIQTEALARIAAATEARALEDARVAVLGKKGTLTEVSAGMRDVPKEEKAAVGALLNTARGAITAALEEKQLALQDAADKKALEGIDLTLPARALHHGSLHPLTILRHQAISILRRMGFALAEGPEIEDEFHCFDALNTPADHPARNEKDTFYFDSGKLLRTHTSSVQVRTMETQVAPVRIIAPGSAYRRDEIDATHLSVFNQLEGLYVDKDVSLGDLKGTLEYFLRELFGSATEVRFRPHFFPFTEPSFEIDVKLHVKGQDPRWIEVAGCGMVDPAVFEQINKGRKDDAYNPEKVTGFAFGMGLDRLAMIRWGIKDIRLLIENDARFLKQFA